The following proteins are encoded in a genomic region of Limosilactobacillus reuteri subsp. reuteri:
- a CDS encoding histidine phosphatase family protein, with amino-acid sequence MAINVYFVRHGQTYLNLYNRMQGWADGPLTPKGEEDAKRVGRALAPIQFDYVFCSDLARTVSTTRFLLAEHPGNNPTPIPEPAFREEFFGYFEGEDGQHFADFLGGPDGYHSFAEMVAGWGPDKLKDKIAAADNYGTAEDHVAFWKRVDKGFDRLRALPDGSEVLVVSHGATIRSIVQRYSDAYDPGDSPRNGSITKLTLDKNNTTVDFYNKLELPE; translated from the coding sequence ATGGCAATCAATGTTTATTTTGTACGCCACGGACAAACCTATCTTAATCTCTACAATCGGATGCAAGGTTGGGCTGATGGCCCGCTAACGCCAAAGGGTGAAGAAGACGCTAAACGAGTAGGACGGGCGCTTGCTCCTATTCAATTTGATTATGTATTTTGCAGCGACCTCGCACGAACAGTTTCAACTACCCGTTTCTTGCTTGCTGAACATCCTGGTAATAATCCAACGCCAATTCCAGAGCCAGCGTTTCGGGAAGAATTCTTTGGCTACTTTGAAGGAGAAGATGGCCAACATTTTGCTGACTTTCTTGGCGGCCCAGATGGTTATCATAGTTTTGCAGAAATGGTTGCCGGGTGGGGTCCAGACAAATTAAAAGATAAGATTGCAGCCGCGGATAATTATGGTACTGCTGAAGACCATGTTGCTTTCTGGAAGCGGGTTGACAAAGGTTTTGACCGCCTACGAGCATTACCAGATGGGTCAGAAGTGCTAGTAGTTTCACACGGAGCCACTATTCGCTCAATCGTCCAACGCTATTCTGACGCTTACGATCCAGGCGATTCACCACGTAACGGCAGCATCACTAAGCTAACTTTAGATAAGAATAATACTACTGTTGATTTTTATAACAAACTTGAATTACCAGAATAA
- a CDS encoding DedA family protein, with translation MSHIFYLLTHIAEIIIPMFEWMGAWSYVLLFILIFMETGLVIFPWFPGESLVFLTCSFIAFNPILKMEIVIPVFFFAALIGDTVNYYIGHSLSHWQWLKKRMAGPRFEKAQEFLARHGIKAVALGRFVPLIRTFVPLIAGTMQFPFHRFTIGNIIGVTLWVAIGAGCGYYFGTIPFVRQHFSLIILAFVVCSLLGVGLLALIKAIRQRIIKRSRML, from the coding sequence ATGAGCCATATTTTTTATCTTCTAACTCATATTGCGGAAATAATTATTCCCATGTTTGAGTGGATGGGCGCTTGGAGCTATGTTCTCCTTTTTATCCTAATTTTTATGGAAACTGGATTAGTGATTTTCCCATGGTTTCCTGGTGAATCACTCGTCTTTTTAACTTGTTCTTTCATTGCTTTTAACCCGATCTTAAAAATGGAAATCGTCATCCCCGTTTTCTTTTTCGCGGCGCTAATTGGTGACACAGTTAATTATTATATTGGTCATTCCCTTTCTCATTGGCAATGGCTCAAAAAAAGAATGGCCGGTCCCCGCTTTGAGAAAGCACAAGAATTTTTAGCCCGTCATGGGATCAAAGCTGTAGCATTAGGGCGATTTGTACCGCTCATTCGTACCTTTGTCCCCTTAATTGCTGGAACAATGCAGTTTCCATTTCACCGTTTCACAATTGGTAATATTATTGGCGTTACATTATGGGTAGCGATTGGTGCTGGATGTGGATATTACTTTGGAACAATTCCGTTTGTCCGTCAGCACTTCTCACTTATCATCTTAGCATTTGTTGTGTGTTCACTGTTAGGAGTTGGCTTGTTAGCACTTATCAAAGCGATTCGTCAACGAATTATTAAGCGAAGCCGAATGCTATAA
- a CDS encoding GlsB/YeaQ/YmgE family stress response membrane protein, giving the protein MHWIWVLIVGGLIGLAAGALTRRGGSMGVISNIVAGLVGSSIGEAVLGAWGPQVAGMAIIPSIIGAVILVMIVSLIFGVKAER; this is encoded by the coding sequence ATGCATTGGATTTGGGTTTTAATTGTTGGTGGATTGATCGGTCTTGCTGCTGGTGCATTAACCCGTCGCGGTGGATCGATGGGAGTTATCAGTAATATCGTAGCTGGACTGGTTGGCTCGTCAATCGGTGAAGCAGTGTTAGGTGCATGGGGACCACAAGTAGCAGGAATGGCAATTATTCCATCTATTATTGGAGCAGTAATCTTAGTGATGATTGTCTCCTTGATTTTCGGAGTAAAAGCAGAGAGATAG
- a CDS encoding CsbD family protein produces MKGLMILASDKHGIKDKVVGKLKEVEGKITNDKPRETEGKLQKAKGKAKDKVTDLKDTLEDKKEG; encoded by the coding sequence ATGAAAGGACTGATGATATTGGCTAGCGATAAACATGGAATTAAAGATAAAGTAGTGGGTAAATTAAAAGAGGTTGAAGGTAAAATAACCAACGACAAGCCCCGCGAAACTGAGGGAAAGTTGCAGAAAGCTAAAGGAAAAGCTAAGGATAAAGTAACTGATCTTAAAGATACATTGGAAGATAAAAAGGAGGGATAA
- the helD gene encoding RNA polymerase recycling motor HelD yields MSTKTEKELEQKYLDNVIDKVKQAEQKAEEKIKTAQHDIKGINKQIDDIHLNTTTYSGMMDTAMSFRAQQQMLDERQNSWQHAADRLATLQRLEKKPYFARIDFREKGANESEKVYIGLASFTDKPDHFLVYDWRAPISSVYYEGKLGKVKYQTPVGEQEVDLTLKRQFQIKDGVIVTIFDTDEQVGDQMLLDALGNHSSTKMKSIVTTIQRKQNEIIRDTKNELLFVQGAAGSGKTAAVLQRVAWLLYRYRGNLTSSQVVLFSPNQLFNDYIDQVLPELGEHNMVQMTYFQFANRRVPKLHVQNLEQRFESHQDETAKNAQQLLTSLQYFKATERYANHLGHANMRFRNLMFNGKVFLSKDKIKEIYYSFNNNYNLGNRLDGTKEALIKYLNHRVGSEMRNKWVEDEIQSLSKEEIDNLFNNQPREFEDEDKEYKFLARQIVMRAFMPIKKAIDHNQWLNINGQFLHLLRVTPKLVNIAEYGISAEQWKGYVDGIKEELKKGNISANGITIYLYLYDLITGKRGQRDIRYVFVDEVQDYDAYQLAYFKYRFPRAKFTLLGDLNQAIFTHENSRSLLKQLGTMFDPEKTKVVQLTKSYRSTKQITDFTKHILIDGEAIEAFEREGNKPQVYQTKDEQEGVAAVINILNKYQNDHDAVAIIGKDLKDSEELYQKLNANNIKTTVIRTENQRLVKGPIVVPSYLAKGLEFDAVIVWNANDQQYHGNDERQLLYTICSRAMHELSLVSIGRTTSLLNQVPTDEYEKVNVDK; encoded by the coding sequence ATGTCTACGAAAACTGAAAAAGAACTAGAACAAAAGTACCTTGATAATGTGATTGATAAAGTAAAACAGGCCGAACAAAAAGCAGAAGAAAAGATTAAAACGGCTCAACATGATATTAAGGGCATCAATAAGCAAATTGATGATATCCACTTAAATACCACTACTTATTCAGGCATGATGGATACGGCCATGTCTTTTCGTGCTCAACAGCAGATGCTAGATGAACGTCAAAATAGCTGGCAACACGCTGCAGACCGGCTAGCAACTTTACAGCGACTTGAAAAGAAACCTTACTTTGCTCGCATTGATTTTCGTGAAAAAGGTGCCAATGAATCCGAAAAGGTATATATCGGGCTTGCATCTTTTACCGATAAGCCAGATCACTTTCTTGTTTATGACTGGCGAGCACCGATTTCGTCTGTTTACTATGAAGGAAAGCTCGGGAAAGTTAAGTACCAGACTCCGGTAGGTGAACAAGAGGTTGATCTTACTCTTAAGCGCCAATTCCAAATTAAAGATGGCGTGATTGTAACCATCTTTGATACCGACGAACAAGTAGGCGACCAGATGCTTCTTGATGCTCTTGGTAACCATTCAAGTACCAAGATGAAGAGCATTGTAACGACGATTCAACGGAAACAAAATGAAATTATTCGTGACACTAAAAATGAATTGTTGTTTGTTCAGGGGGCTGCTGGCTCGGGAAAGACAGCTGCAGTTCTCCAACGGGTTGCCTGGCTTCTTTACCGTTACCGGGGTAATTTGACCTCTTCACAAGTTGTTCTTTTTTCACCTAACCAATTATTTAATGACTACATTGATCAAGTTTTACCGGAATTGGGTGAGCATAATATGGTCCAGATGACTTACTTCCAGTTTGCTAATCGTCGGGTACCAAAGCTTCATGTTCAAAACTTAGAACAACGGTTTGAAAGTCACCAAGATGAAACGGCTAAGAATGCACAACAACTATTAACTAGCTTACAATATTTCAAAGCAACAGAGCGTTATGCTAACCATCTTGGTCATGCTAATATGCGTTTCCGCAACCTTATGTTTAATGGTAAAGTCTTTTTGAGCAAAGATAAGATTAAGGAGATTTACTACTCATTTAACAATAACTATAACCTGGGAAATAGGTTGGATGGAACGAAAGAAGCTCTTATTAAATACCTTAATCACCGTGTTGGATCTGAAATGCGCAACAAATGGGTAGAGGATGAAATTCAAAGCTTGAGTAAAGAAGAAATCGACAACCTATTTAATAACCAGCCACGTGAATTTGAGGATGAAGATAAAGAATACAAGTTCCTTGCGCGTCAAATCGTTATGCGGGCATTTATGCCAATAAAAAAAGCCATCGATCATAATCAGTGGCTTAACATCAATGGACAATTTTTACACCTTCTCCGGGTAACTCCAAAACTTGTTAATATTGCTGAATACGGTATTTCTGCAGAGCAATGGAAAGGTTATGTTGATGGGATAAAAGAAGAGCTAAAGAAGGGAAATATCAGTGCAAACGGAATTACCATTTACCTGTACCTGTATGATTTGATTACTGGAAAGCGTGGTCAACGTGATATTCGTTACGTTTTTGTTGATGAAGTTCAAGATTATGATGCTTACCAGTTAGCTTACTTTAAATATCGTTTTCCCCGTGCTAAATTCACATTGTTAGGAGACCTTAACCAGGCGATTTTCACTCATGAGAATAGTCGGTCACTATTAAAGCAGTTAGGGACGATGTTTGATCCAGAAAAGACGAAGGTTGTCCAATTAACTAAGTCTTACCGTTCCACGAAACAAATTACCGACTTTACTAAGCATATTTTAATTGACGGTGAAGCAATTGAGGCCTTTGAACGTGAAGGTAATAAGCCACAAGTTTATCAAACTAAGGATGAACAAGAAGGGGTAGCGGCAGTTATTAATATTCTTAATAAGTATCAGAATGACCATGATGCCGTCGCAATTATTGGTAAAGATCTCAAAGACAGTGAAGAGTTGTATCAAAAGTTAAATGCCAATAATATCAAGACCACCGTTATTCGGACAGAGAATCAACGGTTAGTAAAGGGGCCAATTGTTGTGCCGTCATATCTAGCAAAAGGGTTGGAATTTGATGCGGTTATTGTCTGGAATGCGAATGATCAGCAATACCATGGTAACGATGAGCGACAATTGTTATATACAATTTGTTCTCGAGCAATGCATGAGTTAAGCTTAGTATCAATTGGCAGGACAACTAGTTTGCTGAATCAAGTGCCGACAGATGAATATGAAAAAGTTAATGTTGATAAATAA
- the hflX gene encoding GTPase HflX: METNIQTLEPVIITGLNTGQEDFDYSMVELAELAQANHMEVIDRIDQVIDRPNPATYFGKGKVEEIRDVADANHVPTIITNDELSPSQLRNLEEGTGCRILDRTALILEIFATRAQSKEAKLQVQIAELQYRLPRLQTSASERLDQQTGGGSGFTNRGAGETKLEMDRRTIQHQISHLRQELAAIDKSEQTKRKQRAKSAIPTAALVGYTNAGKSTIMNGLVRRYGAAEEKTVFEKNMLFATLDTSVRQLTLPDQKRFLLSDTVGFVSKLPTHLVESFKSTLAEAANADLLIQVIDYSDPHYKEMMETTNETLKQIGINDIPMINVFNKADKTEIEFPILEGDDQVVISAKQDASLDLLVDVIKKRLFKDYVTTTLLIPFTDGHVVSYLNEHTNILDTTYESDGTLLTVEMSVQDYHRFGKYEKN; the protein is encoded by the coding sequence ATGGAGACTAACATACAAACTCTAGAACCAGTAATTATTACTGGATTAAATACTGGGCAAGAAGACTTTGACTACTCAATGGTTGAACTTGCTGAATTAGCACAAGCAAATCACATGGAAGTTATCGATCGGATTGATCAAGTCATCGATCGCCCTAATCCCGCTACCTACTTTGGAAAGGGCAAAGTAGAAGAAATTCGCGATGTGGCTGATGCTAATCACGTTCCTACTATTATTACCAATGATGAATTATCACCAAGTCAACTACGTAATCTTGAAGAAGGAACCGGATGTCGTATTCTAGACCGAACTGCTCTTATTTTAGAGATTTTCGCAACTCGTGCTCAATCTAAAGAAGCGAAACTTCAGGTGCAAATCGCTGAACTTCAATATCGCTTACCACGATTGCAAACTAGTGCAAGTGAGCGCCTAGACCAGCAAACTGGTGGAGGAAGTGGCTTTACTAACCGGGGGGCTGGGGAAACTAAACTTGAAATGGATCGTCGAACTATCCAACATCAAATTTCCCACCTTCGTCAAGAATTAGCAGCCATTGATAAATCTGAACAGACAAAGCGAAAGCAACGAGCAAAAAGCGCCATTCCAACAGCGGCCCTCGTTGGCTATACCAATGCTGGTAAATCAACTATTATGAATGGCCTTGTAAGAAGATATGGAGCTGCTGAAGAAAAAACCGTTTTTGAAAAGAATATGTTATTCGCGACCCTTGATACAAGTGTCCGACAACTAACGCTTCCAGATCAAAAACGTTTCTTATTAAGTGATACGGTTGGATTCGTTAGCAAGTTGCCTACTCACCTTGTTGAATCATTTAAATCCACGCTTGCAGAAGCCGCTAACGCCGACTTATTAATCCAGGTTATTGATTATTCTGATCCGCATTACAAGGAAATGATGGAAACAACTAACGAGACTTTAAAACAGATTGGAATTAATGATATTCCAATGATCAATGTGTTTAATAAAGCAGATAAAACTGAAATAGAATTTCCTATCCTCGAAGGTGACGATCAAGTTGTTATCTCAGCAAAGCAGGATGCTTCATTAGATCTTCTCGTTGACGTTATTAAGAAGCGTCTCTTTAAAGACTATGTTACTACCACGCTTTTAATTCCATTTACTGATGGGCACGTCGTTTCTTACCTCAATGAACACACTAATATTTTAGATACTACTTATGAAAGTGATGGAACATTATTAACGGTAGAAATGTCAGTTCAAGATTATCATCGGTTTGGAAAGTATGAAAAGAACTAA